The DNA window GGGAATAACGAAAAGTGTGAACCTTACAAGGAATCGCAATAAACCCTGAGTAGAACATTAACAGTTTCTTTTAAAATGTGTGTATACTGTCTCAAAGGTTTAGGCTCATAGATCACCCAGAAAACGCAGCTTTTAGAAAGAAGGTGAGGCGTTTCGTAGCTAACCGAAGTAATTGTCAATTCAGCAACGATTAGAACTATAGTTAAGAATATGAAGAATATAAGAGGTGAATATATTCATGAGAAAACGACTGGTTATTGGATTTGTACTAGTGTTTTGCCTCGCATTTTCAGCGACCGTCGGAGCAAAAACTAAGATATCCTATTGGGCCGGATGGTTAAATTCACAAATGTTCGAAGGGGAAAAACAGATCATCGAGGATTTCATGGAGGAAAACCCGGATATCGAAGTGGAATTTAGCCAGCCAGCTGATTTCATCACCCGATTTACTGTCTCTATCGTCACCGACACTATGCCGGATATTGCTATGGTTAGTTACGATGATTTTCCTTCTTGGTACGAGTCAGGGGCCTATTGGGACCTCAAATCGTTCTTTGCGGCTGATGCGGATGTGGATGAAGATGAGTTTGTTCCCTGGGCGATCGAGTTTTTCACTAGGGATGAAGGGCTTTGGGCCATGCCGCTGACGGCTTTTGCAAGGGACTTGGCCGTGTATTACCCCAACGTATTTGAAGAGGCAGGTCTTTTCCTTCCCGATTACTCCGAGTGGGACTGGGATACCTTTGAGGAGTATGCTGGCAAGCTCACTATTTACGATAATGGCGAGTTCAAACAGGAAGGTGCTCGTTTTTGGTGGCACTTTATGGGTCTGCAGAGCTGGTTCTGGTCAAATGACGTTCAGGTATTCAATGAAGACTTCACTGACGTAACAATTAACAACGCGAAGGGAATCGAGACTGTAAAATTCCTGCAAAACTTAGTGGAAAAAGGGGTTGTATCGAGTCCTGGACACTACTCAACCCTAGATAAATGTGGTATGTACATTGGCGGTGGGGCCTATGACTTCCCGTACTGGGAGAGACAGGAAAAGGAATTTGATAATCCGGTCCGACTGATGTGGCATCCATGGAATGACGAACCGAAGAAGGTCGCCATGCTTGGGGGTTCCGCTGTAGCGATATGCGCCAACAGCGAGCACCCAGAGGAGGCTTGGCGTTTAGTAAAGTACTTGGCCCGTCCTGATGTACAACTTAAGCGAGCACAGACTGGTTACGGTGGCTTGTCGGTGGTGAAAGAGTATCAGGAAGCTGTCATTAGCTCTCATATTTCGATCATCAAACCGACGGATATCTACTGGGAATTACTCTTCAGTGGACAACCAATGCCGACTTTCCCGGAGTATCGACGGTGGTCTAACGTATGGAATCCATTGATGGATAAACTGATTAAAGGAGAAATCTCTCCAGAGGAGTTCTGTTTGACCCTGACAACTAGAAGTCGCATTATGTTGGGGCAATAAACAAATATCACTAAAACCAGGAACAGGACAAGGAGGAAAGAAAATGAAAAAAGTATCTATGATCAGTATCGCACTAGTTCTTCTGTTGGTTTGTATTGCACCAGCTACCTTCGCATCGTGGGGAGAACTCAAGATGGTCACCGAGTTCGATGTCGATGAGGTAAAGCTGTGGGTTCCCTTTGCAAACAACAACTACTTGCTTGGAGGGTTTGACCCTGCAGGAGAGGGAATCGGCAAGATGTGGTACCTGGACACAAGCGACATGCGGGACAATTGTGCTTGGGACTTCCTTATTGGTGAGACGGGGATGGACATGGTTGGGTACCCCACCATTGTTTTCCGAATCAAGATGATGGAGGATGTACATTTGAATGCGGAGGTATTTGTGGACGGTAAATGGTATAGGCAGATTTCTTACTACCGCAACGTCAACGATGAATGGCTTGAAGTGGCCACTCCCTTGCCGGAGGGTAAGGTGCTAAGAGCTCTTCGCATTAGTATTGGTGAACCAGGTGAAGTAATCGACTTCGGTGATGCTGAAGTGCATGCCCTGTTTGATTGGATTGGCATCAGCAAGACACCTGTTGATGGCGTTACAGTTAACGTTGTGCAATAGGTAAAGGATGGTCGGCGCCGGTGTTTCCGGCGCCGATACCTATCTACGGTAGTTTGACCAACGGGGAAGAACAGTAGAGCGATGGAGCTTGCCCACGGTCTTTGGGAGCAAACACCCCGGTATATGGCTACCGTTCCCGTAGTCGGGAAGATGATTCGCGAAATCCATGGTTCCTGGTGAAGCTTAGCTTGGGGCGATCACCCCTACCAAAGAACAGTCCTCGGGTGATAACAAGATTATGTTGCGTGTCTTGCCATATTCTGGTATTCTGCCTAAACGCCCCCCACAGGCTGAAGCTTCGTGGGAAAATGAACGAAGAGAATGGATAAGCTAAGGTTGATTCTGTTTCAGAAAAGCTCTAACGAATGGGACTACGGGCACATTAATGATTGGCACCAGAAGAAGATTACCCTTAAGGATATACCAATGGCTATGGTAACTGGCGTAGCGATCATGACATGGAGGACCGGCGAGGCGAATTGGTCCAGCGGGTCTGCATGGCGGTATCAGGTAGTTGTCGGTACCAGGCATTGGTAGAGGGTTTGAAAGAGCGGTCTTTTGACTTGTTGTAGCAAGGTATGAGGTGAATCGCCATTGATGGATCATTTATACATATCTAGCGAATGGTTAGTGCGCTGCCAAAGGGCAGCTATAGATACACCCCTAGGCAAGGGGCGGGAGCATATCCTCCAATTGGCGGATAAGTTATTGGAAAAAGAACCGGGAAAGTCCCCTGGAGACATTGACAAACGCCAAAGCGCCAGTGAGGCACAGATTTTGGGGTTGGCGTACCAGTTGACTAAGGATGAAACCTATGCTTTGGCTGCAGATGCATTAATCAGCGAACTAATCAGTCTTGAGTACTGGGTCCAGCCGGCTATGCTAAGGAGGGTGCCTCCTTGGTACAGTGACCTAGATACCTCGGAAGTAGCCTGCGGGGTAGGTATCGCCTACGATTGGATTCGTCCTATTCTGGACGATGAGCGGCGGCAGACTACGGAAGCGGCTTTGTGGTCTTTGGGCATTGAACCGATGATACGGGATTGGGTAGATGGAGCCTTGCGGGTGCATTGTCTAGATAGCATGGGACACAACTGGTGGGCCGTATGTATTGGTGCCTCTGCAGTGGCGTTGTTAGCATGTCGTGGTCTAAAGGACCGGGCCTACTGGTTAGGACAAATCACCATTGCCCTAGATGAATTTGTGACTTACAAGGGCAATGAATTGTGGAACAAGCCCGGTAATTTCGGGGAGCAGGGTGGTTTTTACGAAAGCTTCACCTACTGCAATTATACGTTAATATATCTACTTAAGTTCTATGAAGCTTTGGCCTGTTGTTCCGGTCAGCTACCGAAGGTTTACGAGCTTCCGGAGCTGGCCAAGACAGGTAAGTTTTATTTGGATACCATCTATGAGACCACCGAGGGCATGTGTACTCCGGACTTTGGTGATCATCATCTTCATCAGACCGCTGAACCAATGGTTCTCGCGCGACTAGCATCATTGTACCGAGACGAGCAATTACAGTGGTATTTTCGCCGGGTACGACCCTATCCCCAGAATCCCTTTGAGTTACTGTGGTACGATGACACCCTTGAGGCGAAGCCACCGGTCTATGAGGACTTGGCAATGTATCCGGATATTGGATGGGCGCTCTTGCGCTCATGTGATCGGGACATGCTTGTGGCACTGCGGGCAGGGGATGTATGGAATCATGCCCACTCGGATTGCGGGGCCTTAATCGTATTTGATCGGGGGGTGCAATTCGTAGCTGACTCCGGCACATGTAGATATAGTGCCCCTGAATACCACAGCTATTATTGTCAGACCTACGCCCATAGTACCCTACTAGTAAATGATCAAGGTGGCCCCAAAGACGATTTGCTGTATGGCTTACGCTTTAGAGGTCAACTCCTTCATCCTTGCACAAATAAGCATTACCAGAAGGTAACCGCGGAGTTGACTGGTCCTTTGTCTCGGTTAGTCCGGCGAGCCACCCGAACTCTATTCCTTTTTGATGATATCCTAGTTGTGGTCGATGACGTCTTCGCCTTTGAACCGTCAACCTATCAGTTGCTTTGGCATACTCCGGCAACCTTCTCGTTGACCGATGATGTAGTGACCTTGAAAAACGGAACTGAGAAGCTGTATCTTTCCGTCTTTAGCCCCAAACCTCTAGACTGGAGTACCGAGGCCGGCTATGGGTCTGATCTGCAAGAACGGCCGTTTCTGAAGGCGAGCACCCAGGAAACGGATCGGAACGGGCATTTTATCACGATGATTTCCCGGGCGCATCCGGACATGCTCCAATCTAAGCTGATGGAGTTACCCAATGGTCTGGGTTTATCTTTTACGGGAGTGGATCGGACTTGGCAGGTGATCCTAAACACCACCGCCGGCCGGCGCATGCACGAAAACAGCAATGTGGCCTGGCAGATCGGCGAAGACACCGTTGAGACCGATGGCCATTTGCTCGTTTTAAGCCAGGATCTATTTGGGGTACATCAAGGAAGCTATGTGCGGCGGAATCAGCGGGTTATCTTTAACAACTATGCGAAGACAGATTGTGTTTTGGACCTGAGGGGATTGTCCGGTATAGATGCTCTAAAGTGGCATGTTCAGCCCTGAGTTCCACATCAAAGTGAAAATATGAGGATCAGGGGATAACAGGCCAGTTGACAGCTCTAATCCCCATCAGTAACGGGAGGTTTACACTATGTTGAAATTACTAGTCATGCTTTGTATCGTATTGGCGACCCTAACCTTATCACCGAGTGTATATGCTCTACCAATTGGATTACGATCCCCCGACGGTAGAATCAATGTAAAGGTGAATCTGGTTGGTAGCTCCTATGGTCAAGGATGTGCTGCCTATAGTATTGAATTCGATGAACAGGAGATCGTATGTGAATCACTATTAGGTCTCATACTAAAAGACGACGGTCTCCTCTTAAGCAATTTCGTGGTGGTGGACTCCGAAAAGACCTACCACAATGATAATTGGGAACCAGTATACGGGGAACGTAGTCTGGTTACGGATGAATATAACCAACTGGAGATTGTGCTAAAAGAGGACAAGACGCCCTCCCGTTTACTGAAGATTGAATTCCGGGCCTATAATGCAGGAGTTGCCTTCAGATACCTGCTGCCCGAGCAGAAGACCCTTAGGAATTTCACCATTGCCAGTGAGTTCACCCAGTTTAACCTGCCGGAGGGTGCGATGGTCTACGAGGAACACGGCTCCGAAGGGGATTACAGTAGGGTCTCGCCTAGGGATGTGAAACCCAACTGTGAAAGCCCCCTAACGATTGAGTATGCCCATGGTAAAGTTGCTTGTTTGCTAGAGGCTAACCTCTATGACTATGCGATGATGCGTCTTAGTGCCCTGCGCAAGGATACTGACATCTTAAGAGTAGTCTTTGCTGATGAAGTCAAAGGACGGACACCCTTTGCCACTCCCTGGCGGGTCTTTATCCTCGGGGATAAACCGGGAGATCTGATCGAGAACAATTACCTGGTGCTGAACCTTAACCAGAAGAACCAGATTAAGGATACCTCATGGATCAAGCCGGGGAAGATTATGCGGGAAGTCACCCTTTCCACCCAGGGTGCTAAGACCCTAGTGGATTTCGCCAAAAAGCACAACATTCAGTACATTGCCTTTGACTCCGGTTGGTATGGACCCGAGACCGATAACAAGGCCGATGCTACCAAAGTCACCTTGGATCCTAACCGTGTAGGCAAGGGTCATCAAGGTCTCGATCTACAAGAAGTGATCAGTTATGCCAACAAGCACGATATTGGAGTGTTTGTTTATGTGAACCGCCGGGCCTTAGAACGACAGCTTGATGAAATACTACCTATATATGCTAGGTGGGGCCTGAAGGGAATCAAGTTTGGCTTTGTCCAAGTGGGCACACAGGAAATGACAAAATGGCTTCTAGATGCGGTGCGCAAGGCTGCTGATTACCAGCTGCTCATTGACATTCATGATGCCTATCGTCCCACAGGATTTAGTAGGACCTATCCTAACCTACTCACCCAAGAGGGTGTCCAGGGTAATGAACATATGCCTACCGCTACCCACAATGTTACTCTTCCCTTTGTGCGTTTCCCCGCAGGGGCGGCGGATTATACAATCTGCTATTACGACAAACGGTTAAAGACAACACATGCACATCAAATGGCAGCAACTGTAGTGTTCTATAGTCCATTGCAGTTTCTGTTTTGGTATGATCGGCCCAGCGATTACCGGGGTGAACCCGAGATAGAGTTCTTCGAGCACGTACCAACGACCTGGGATGACACCAAGGTACTGTGTGGGGAGATCGGGTCCTTTGTATCCATTGCCCGTCGAAAGGGATCCGAATGGCATGTAGGAACCATGACCAACGAAAATCCAAGGACAGTGGAGCTGACCCTGGACTTTCTACCACCGGATGAGAAGTATATAGCTCATGTGTACTCCGATGGTCCTCGTAATGGAGTCAAGATCGAAAGGTTCGTCGTTGACGCATCAACTGTGATGCAAGCAGAACTTGCCGGAAGCGGAGGTCAAGCCATGAGGCTTTGCCCGGCAACAAACGAAGAACTTGGGATTTATCCTCAATACAATCAAGAACATTGATCGCTACCAGTTTAGCTTTTATGGCGTCTGAGCGCAAGAGGCATGGGAGATTGTTCCCATGCCTCTTTGCGCGCTTTCACACTCCCTTACACGCCCTAGCCCCCCCAAGTGAGAGATTCTATTGCGGGAGTATCCGGATCATGTGATCGCTTAGCATAGGTGCTGTGGCACATACTTTCAGGGCGATCATCGTTGCAATGCAGGCCTATCGGGATTCCCTGGAGACCGCGTGAGTAGTAGGATGTAATTCGTGTTTTCTAATGCTCGTGCTCGCATGATTATGATATACTAAACAATAAGGACAGTCTGGTAAGGTCGGTGAGTAGAGTGGGACAATTTGAGCTACCGCATGATTCCATTACTGATATTGCAGAGAAACATGGCCTTGAGTTCCTGGCGTACTTTGGTAGCTATGGGACCGAATTCTATCATGAAGAAAGCGATATCGATATTGCTTTTGTATCGAAAAACTTGCTCAAATCCGATCAATACTTTGAGCTTATACGGGATTTGATCATCTTCCACCGTAAATCCGAAATTGATCTGGTGGATCTACGAAGGGCTGATCCGTTGCTCCGGTACGAGGTAGCCTGTCACGGTAGACCTTTTTACGAAAAGGAAAACGGTCTCTTTGACAGATACTGTCTTTACTACATAAAACAGAGTTACGAGCTTCAAAACGTTGTTAGAGAAAGGATAAGGCATATTGGGAATTCGATCGAGGAGGTGTTAAAGGATGCACAACAACGAGGCTATCTGTAGTAAACTGGAGGTATTGCTCGAGTATTATCAGGAATTGGACGGAATGACTGATGAGGTATCATTGGAGCAGTATAAGAAGCAGATAGTATTGAAACGAGCGATTGAACGGGAAATCCAGCTTATTGTGGAATGCGCCACCGACATTAACAACATGATCTTGAAACACCTGGGTAAGGGACCGCCAAAAGACTACTTCAATTCCTTCATTGATCTTGCGGAAGTCGGAGCGA is part of the Limnochordia bacterium genome and encodes:
- a CDS encoding nucleotidyltransferase domain-containing protein → MGQFELPHDSITDIAEKHGLEFLAYFGSYGTEFYHEESDIDIAFVSKNLLKSDQYFELIRDLIIFHRKSEIDLVDLRRADPLLRYEVACHGRPFYEKENGLFDRYCLYYIKQSYELQNVVRERIRHIGNSIEEVLKDAQQRGYL
- a CDS encoding extracellular solute-binding protein yields the protein MRKRLVIGFVLVFCLAFSATVGAKTKISYWAGWLNSQMFEGEKQIIEDFMEENPDIEVEFSQPADFITRFTVSIVTDTMPDIAMVSYDDFPSWYESGAYWDLKSFFAADADVDEDEFVPWAIEFFTRDEGLWAMPLTAFARDLAVYYPNVFEEAGLFLPDYSEWDWDTFEEYAGKLTIYDNGEFKQEGARFWWHFMGLQSWFWSNDVQVFNEDFTDVTINNAKGIETVKFLQNLVEKGVVSSPGHYSTLDKCGMYIGGGAYDFPYWERQEKEFDNPVRLMWHPWNDEPKKVAMLGGSAVAICANSEHPEEAWRLVKYLARPDVQLKRAQTGYGGLSVVKEYQEAVISSHISIIKPTDIYWELLFSGQPMPTFPEYRRWSNVWNPLMDKLIKGEISPEEFCLTLTTRSRIMLGQ
- a CDS encoding heparinase II/III family protein, giving the protein MDHLYISSEWLVRCQRAAIDTPLGKGREHILQLADKLLEKEPGKSPGDIDKRQSASEAQILGLAYQLTKDETYALAADALISELISLEYWVQPAMLRRVPPWYSDLDTSEVACGVGIAYDWIRPILDDERRQTTEAALWSLGIEPMIRDWVDGALRVHCLDSMGHNWWAVCIGASAVALLACRGLKDRAYWLGQITIALDEFVTYKGNELWNKPGNFGEQGGFYESFTYCNYTLIYLLKFYEALACCSGQLPKVYELPELAKTGKFYLDTIYETTEGMCTPDFGDHHLHQTAEPMVLARLASLYRDEQLQWYFRRVRPYPQNPFELLWYDDTLEAKPPVYEDLAMYPDIGWALLRSCDRDMLVALRAGDVWNHAHSDCGALIVFDRGVQFVADSGTCRYSAPEYHSYYCQTYAHSTLLVNDQGGPKDDLLYGLRFRGQLLHPCTNKHYQKVTAELTGPLSRLVRRATRTLFLFDDILVVVDDVFAFEPSTYQLLWHTPATFSLTDDVVTLKNGTEKLYLSVFSPKPLDWSTEAGYGSDLQERPFLKASTQETDRNGHFITMISRAHPDMLQSKLMELPNGLGLSFTGVDRTWQVILNTTAGRRMHENSNVAWQIGEDTVETDGHLLVLSQDLFGVHQGSYVRRNQRVIFNNYAKTDCVLDLRGLSGIDALKWHVQP
- a CDS encoding glycoside hydrolase family 97 protein, with amino-acid sequence MLKLLVMLCIVLATLTLSPSVYALPIGLRSPDGRINVKVNLVGSSYGQGCAAYSIEFDEQEIVCESLLGLILKDDGLLLSNFVVVDSEKTYHNDNWEPVYGERSLVTDEYNQLEIVLKEDKTPSRLLKIEFRAYNAGVAFRYLLPEQKTLRNFTIASEFTQFNLPEGAMVYEEHGSEGDYSRVSPRDVKPNCESPLTIEYAHGKVACLLEANLYDYAMMRLSALRKDTDILRVVFADEVKGRTPFATPWRVFILGDKPGDLIENNYLVLNLNQKNQIKDTSWIKPGKIMREVTLSTQGAKTLVDFAKKHNIQYIAFDSGWYGPETDNKADATKVTLDPNRVGKGHQGLDLQEVISYANKHDIGVFVYVNRRALERQLDEILPIYARWGLKGIKFGFVQVGTQEMTKWLLDAVRKAADYQLLIDIHDAYRPTGFSRTYPNLLTQEGVQGNEHMPTATHNVTLPFVRFPAGAADYTICYYDKRLKTTHAHQMAATVVFYSPLQFLFWYDRPSDYRGEPEIEFFEHVPTTWDDTKVLCGEIGSFVSIARRKGSEWHVGTMTNENPRTVELTLDFLPPDEKYIAHVYSDGPRNGVKIERFVVDASTVMQAELAGSGGQAMRLCPATNEELGIYPQYNQEH
- a CDS encoding DUF86 domain-containing protein, with translation MHNNEAICSKLEVLLEYYQELDGMTDEVSLEQYKKQIVLKRAIEREIQLIVECATDINNMILKHLGKGPPKDYFNSFIDLAEVGAIDVQFALEIAASTGLRNILVHEYQTIDDDIVYSAITAVKTQYLRYISEVSSYLGCR